A DNA window from Fragaria vesca subsp. vesca linkage group LG3, FraVesHawaii_1.0, whole genome shotgun sequence contains the following coding sequences:
- the LOC101303209 gene encoding disease resistance response protein 206-like, translated as MARILSTSAFYLLIIFSLTLSLFSMILVSAEDHEFEKSMDLKLLGLKKEKLTHFRMYWDEVVDGPNPSAITIVQPSNSSQTTFGLVRMFDNRLTLGPERSSKLLARAQGFFGSASQEDVSLLMAQNFAFIQGKYNGSTITLMGRNTVFDKVRELSVIGGSGRFRFARGYALLTTTSLNLSISPDSIVEYNIYVLHY; from the coding sequence ATGGCTAGAATCCTTTCCACCTCAGCCTTCTATTTGCTCATAATATTTTCCCTCACCCTGTCTTTGTTTTCCATGATCTTGGTTTCTGCAGAAGATCATGAGTTTGAGAAATCCATGGACCTCAAGCTTCTTGGTTTGAAAAAAGAAAAGCTCACCCATTTTCGCATGTATTGGGACGAAGTTGTTGATGGTCCGAATCCCTCTGCCATAACAATTGTGCAACCATCCAACTCCTCCCAAACAACATTTGGCCTCGTAAGAATGTTCGACAACCGGCTCACCCTAGGCCCCGAACGGAGCTCGAAACTTCTGGCAAGGGCTCAAGGGTTTTTTGGATCTGCTTCACAAGAAGACGTTAGCCTGCTTATGGCTCAGAACTTTGCTTTCATTCAGGGCAAGTATAACGGTAGCACCATAACCCTGATGGGGAGGAACACAGTCTTCGACAAAGTGAGGGAGTTGTCTGTGATAGGAGGAAGTGGACGTTTCAGGTTTGCTAGGGGTTATGCTTTATTAACAACTACGTCGTTGAATCTCTCTATAAGTCCCGATTCTATAGTGGAATATAATATCTACGTCTTGCACTATTGA